A genomic segment from Clostridium pasteurianum BC1 encodes:
- the asnB gene encoding asparagine synthase (glutamine-hydrolyzing): MCGIAGFVNFKENILYNKYIIENMTDTLKQRGPDELGYYLSKHTLLGHRRLVVVDPSGGKQPMIKTLNNNKFVLVYNGELYNTEDLRKTLISEGYQFDSYSDTEVLLTAYIHWGYKCVEYINGIYAFGIWDEKNRSLFLARDPLGVKPLFYTLKNNSLIFGSEIKTVLAHPDVKPILTKEGLTEIFGLGPGRAPDSGVFKDIYEIPPAHCGIYTPYGFKVEEYWKLKSEPHTENVEETAEHLRNLLEDAVKRQLVSDVPVGTFLSGGLDSSAISAFAAEEFKKQGKILDTYSIDYEDNSKYFKANEFQPNSDSEWAIKMHEFIGSNHHGIVNSNKDLADTLVDAVKANDLPGMADIDSSFYLFCKAVRKEKTVTLSGECADEIFGGYPWYRRAEDINADTFPWSKSVSERTKILSGDLKKLDLDNYVRFHYENTLKQVPHLDGESNYAHRMRELFYLNMKWFMLTLLTRNDRMSMASNLEVRIPFADYRLVQYAFNIPPEIRFYGDREKGILRKALKGILPEDIIYRKKSPYPKTHNPNYTKVVQKWLDNILDDPNSPILQLIDLPIVREIVKTGGESYKKPWYGQLMTGPQLIAYLIQVDTWLKLYNVDIQI, encoded by the coding sequence ATGTGTGGAATTGCTGGCTTTGTTAATTTTAAAGAAAATATATTATATAATAAATATATCATAGAAAACATGACTGATACCTTAAAACAAAGAGGGCCTGATGAATTAGGATATTATCTTTCAAAACATACTCTTCTAGGGCATAGAAGATTAGTTGTTGTTGATCCTTCAGGCGGAAAACAACCTATGATAAAAACCTTAAATAATAATAAGTTTGTATTAGTATATAATGGAGAATTATATAATACGGAAGATTTAAGAAAAACGCTTATATCAGAAGGCTACCAATTTGATTCTTATTCCGATACTGAAGTATTATTAACAGCTTATATTCACTGGGGATATAAATGTGTGGAATATATTAACGGCATCTATGCCTTTGGAATTTGGGATGAAAAAAATAGAAGCCTATTTTTAGCAAGAGATCCTCTTGGCGTAAAACCTTTATTTTATACCCTAAAAAATAATTCTCTTATATTTGGATCGGAAATCAAAACAGTACTTGCTCATCCAGATGTAAAACCTATATTGACTAAAGAAGGCTTAACTGAGATATTTGGTCTTGGACCAGGTCGCGCTCCAGATAGTGGAGTATTTAAAGATATATATGAAATACCACCAGCACATTGCGGAATATATACTCCTTATGGCTTTAAAGTTGAGGAATACTGGAAATTGAAAAGTGAACCTCATACAGAAAATGTAGAAGAAACAGCTGAACATTTAAGAAATTTATTAGAAGATGCCGTAAAAAGGCAACTTGTTTCTGATGTACCAGTAGGTACTTTTCTATCCGGTGGTCTGGATTCCAGTGCCATTTCTGCTTTCGCAGCTGAAGAATTTAAAAAACAGGGGAAAATTTTAGATACCTACTCAATAGATTATGAGGATAATTCAAAATATTTCAAGGCAAACGAATTTCAACCTAACTCTGACAGTGAATGGGCAATAAAAATGCATGAATTTATAGGCAGTAATCATCATGGTATAGTGAATAGTAATAAAGATTTAGCTGATACTCTAGTGGATGCAGTAAAAGCCAATGATTTACCAGGAATGGCAGATATAGATTCTTCTTTCTATCTTTTCTGTAAAGCTGTGAGAAAGGAAAAGACTGTTACTTTATCAGGTGAATGTGCTGATGAAATATTTGGTGGATATCCCTGGTATAGGAGAGCAGAAGATATAAATGCAGATACCTTTCCATGGTCAAAATCTGTCAGTGAAAGAACTAAAATACTAAGTGGCGATTTAAAGAAACTTGATCTAGATAACTATGTAAGATTTCACTATGAAAATACACTAAAACAGGTTCCTCATCTTGATGGTGAAAGCAATTATGCCCATCGAATGAGAGAACTTTTCTATCTTAACATGAAATGGTTTATGCTTACTTTGCTCACTAGAAATGATCGTATGAGCATGGCAAGTAATTTAGAGGTAAGAATTCCTTTTGCCGATTATAGATTAGTTCAATATGCTTTTAATATTCCTCCAGAGATACGTTTTTATGGAGATAGAGAAAAGGGGATTCTAAGAAAGGCCTTAAAGGGAATACTTCCTGAGGATATTATTTATAGAAAGAAAAGCCCATACCCAAAAACTCATAACCCTAACTATACTAAAGTAGTTCAAAAATGGTTAGATAACATTTTAGATGATCCCAATTCTCCTATACTTCAATTAATTGATTTACCTATAGTAAGAGAAATTGTGAAAACTGGCGGGGAATCCTATAAAAAACCATGGTATGGTCAATTGATGACAGGTCCTCAGCTCATAGCTTACCTTATTCAAGTAGATACATGGCTAAAATTGTATAATGTAGATATTCAAATATGA
- the rd gene encoding rubredoxin: MKKYTCVVCGYIYDPEDGDPDNGVNPGTAFEDIPEDWVCPLCGVGKDQFEEVEE, from the coding sequence ATGAAAAAATATACATGTGTAGTATGTGGTTATATTTATGATCCAGAAGATGGAGATCCAGATAATGGAGTAAATCCTGGGACAGCTTTTGAAGATATCCCTGAGGATTGGGTATGTCCTTTATGTGGAGTAGGTAAGGATCAGTTCGAAGAAGTAGAAGAATAG